One Salvelinus fontinalis isolate EN_2023a chromosome 22, ASM2944872v1, whole genome shotgun sequence genomic window, GATTGGACACCCTGTGCCATTTTGGGTATATCTGTGATCTCAATATCCATGATCTCTATTACTCAGTCACTTTTTCATAATTCAATCTAAAAGACACGTTTAGAGTATCTCAGAAGCATTACACAATGAACACAGTGTTTTTCTGTCTCTATGTTTATTTGAAGTGTATCGTTACTGTGGAAGGCACCTCAACATCACAGATGGGTCTGTGGTTTATTGCTTCCACCATTTTTCTGCTGAAAGGTCAGTTTCTCCCTAATTGTGCGTACTGTACGTCCCTCTTAACTTGTACACACTTAGACTTACTGACAATTTTACTGACATTTTACTGATAACAACTCTGCAATGTGTGCTTGTACGTTTTAACAAATGTGTGTGAGATTGATaattctttgtgtgtgtgcagagaaATTTGTTTTGCTGTTCAGCCTGGCCTCATAGACTCGACATAATATAATAAAAGTACATCtgtgacactcaaattagtatgatatgttacgtttggtatggttacataagacagaaggttattaAGGCCAAAAAACTAAAGGAAGGAGGGGGGTTGGTCGGGGAGGATGGGTAAACgtgaacatctagcaacccaaagttCAAATTTTTTAATCAAATcagggacaactttagcattttaacgaaatagcaactttgcaactacttacagTAGTACTTAGCCTGTTAGCTAAACCTTCCCTTaaaactaacccctaaccctaacttcaacCGTaaatttaaccctaaccccacataGCTACCAACTGTAGCTAACATTTGCACAGCAAagtggaattcgtaacatatcatacgttttgcaaattcttAACATATTATACAAATTGAAATGCGTGATATATTatatacgaattgtaattcgtaacatatcatactaaatgaagGCAGCCAGATTttatgtttactatgttacgtctatccCTGAGTCCAGGTTTTGCTGTTCAGTGTTTGTTGATGTTGCGGTGTTCTCCAGGTGCTCTCTGCCAACAGTGGAGTATGTGGACGCCCCAAAGCCTGGTGGCTGTTGGTGGATCCTGCCTAATGGTCCCATGTAGATTCCAGATCCCTGCAGAGTTTGATGCTACGTTGAACAACTGCACACCCCATGGGCTTTGGAAGAAACATTCAGAATGGGGAAGTATCGTTTTCCACACAGCCCAAACGGATGCCAAGAACATCATCAAGGGAGTGATGTCGGGAAATCTGTTGAACAAGAACTGCACCACTATTTTCAACAGTTTCTCTGCAGGATATGATGACACATATATCTTTAGGCTGGAATGTGCTGGAACAAATCCCCTCAAGTATAACTTTCTACCAGGTGTAAATATCAATCATACAGGTACTGCATTTTACCTTTCCTAAGAAATACAGtgccttaggaaagtattcagaccccttcacttttgccacattttgtcccatcacagccttattctaaaattgattatatatattttttcccctcatcaatctacatacaataccccataatgacaaagcaaaaacaggatttagAAATTCCGTATTTATTTCAACATGAAAAGTGATATTGTTAGCAAAGTTAGTTTCAACCTGGTTGCCCCACGCGGCATGCCATTGAGTTATACTCAGGCCACTTTCTGTCATGTTATTGATTCAATATCACCCTTTCTCCCACATATCGTCATCCACCcagacaccccacccagaccccAACTGATCCCTCTGGGCAACATCATGGAGGGGGAGCGGGCTAGACTGAGCTGCTCTGCCCCTGCCCCCTGCCCTACATTGCCGCCCTCCCTGACCTGGACCTCTGGGCTGGGTGGAAGTGTTGAGAGCCAGCTACAGGAGGGTATAGATGGGCTCATGACCATGACCTCCACCCTGACATTTACCGCCTCCCTCCTGCATCATGGGCTGATGGTCAAATGCTCTGCCCACTACACACTGCAGCCAGGGGGCACCACCAAGACGACTCAGGGGAACCTGACCCTCAATGTTCTGTGTGAGAGAACACAACAACTATAATCATATGACCATACCGCCACCATATGACCACAACCATAAACAGTAGTGTAATCTCCATATTCTGTTTTTAAACGTGTTTAGTGATTTAACTGTTAAGTGCTAAACAGTATTAATGAGCACATGGCATAAAAAACGAACTGGTTAGACATGAATTAGCAGATAATAGGCAGTGATTTAGCTAATCATACCTGtgcgacctcccgggtggcgcagtggtctagggcactgcatcgcagcgctagctgtgccaccagagactctggcctagcgtcgtccgggttagggagtgtttggccggtagggatatccttgtcccatcgcgcaccagtgactcctgtggcgggccgggcgcagagCGCGCTAACCAAAgttgccaggtgcacggtgtttcctcacattggtgtggctggcttcctggttggaggcgcgctgtgttaagaagcagtgcggcttggttgggttgtgtttcggaggacgcatggcttccgaccttcgtctctcccgagcccatacgggagttgtagcgatgagacaagatagtaattactaacaattggataccacgaaaaaggggttaaaatataatttaaaaaaatcatacCTGTGCAAGGATTCTTCCCATCCTCATACTTTACACTGTATGTTTATCTTCTCAATAGTGCTTTCGAGATTGTTCTCAATACTATGGCAACCTTCCAGCTCATTAGTGAGACTTCAAAATGACACTAatcatttgtatttttttctatTCACTTCAACACGTTATATTTCTATCATTCGTACGCTCGTTGACGCTCACGTGACGAACGTTCCCCGTGGGAATTGGTGTTTAATATTCCAAATCAAAATGAGCTTGTATACCTCACAGGAAGTTGAATTAACTGTGTGGATTTTGTCTTCCAGATGCCCCTAAAAACACTGTAGCCCTGTCCAACCCAACGGGGCCTGTGCCTGAGGGGAGGGCAGTGACCCTGACCTGCCAGAGTGATGCCAACCCACCGATAGAGCGCTACTCCTGGTACAAAGACATCAGTGGGAAGGAGACCTGGAAGGCCAATGGGCAGACACTAGTCCTCCTGGTCAGCAAGGCGGACAGCGGGCTCTACCTCTGTGAGGCCCACAACCAGAACGGATCACAGAGGTCAAAGGCCATGCCTCTGGAGTTCGAAAGTAAGTCATTTTGTTCACTTTAtgaatagtgcactacgtttgacctaATAGTGCACTATAcgaaatagagtgccatttgattGGTTGAAAAGTGCCATGGTGGATAACACTCAAGACAAATGGacaacaaattaactttaaaaacACATGTTCTTTTCCGATTGTTTTCAGGTGACCAATTTTTCAAGATGGCCCCCTACATCATCTGTGGAGTGATGGTGTTGCTTTATGTTCTGACCGTCACCGTGGATGTGTACAAATATAAAAGGTATCATTGTTTACGTAGTCATGCCCATCGAGTTTAGGAATAGATTTATATAATAGATTTCTTGAAGGACTGTTCCAATCCTCTTTCTTCTAACCCAAGTTCCCCCTTTTCCTTCCCTATTAAGTCTCTCCGGAAGACTGAAAGTAAGAGGAACATTTTCATTTCATAATATTCTGTTTAACCAACCTCAACCACTGAGCAATTTTAAGACATTGGCAGTAGATGACGCAGTTTGATACTCAGAGTTTGATGTGTTCAATT contains:
- the LOC129819672 gene encoding myelin-associated glycoprotein-like — its product is MNTVFFCLYVYLKCIVTVEGTSTSQMGLWFIASTIFLLKGALCQQWSMWTPQSLVAVGGSCLMVPCRFQIPAEFDATLNNCTPHGLWKKHSEWGSIVFHTAQTDAKNIIKGVMSGNLLNKNCTTIFNSFSAGYDDTYIFRLECAGTNPLKYNFLPGVNINHTDTPPRPQLIPLGNIMEGERARLSCSAPAPCPTLPPSLTWTSGLGGSVESQLQEGIDGLMTMTSTLTFTASLLHHGLMVKCSAHYTLQPGGTTKTTQGNLTLNVLYAPKNTVALSNPTGPVPEGRAVTLTCQSDANPPIERYSWYKDISGKETWKANGQTLVLLVSKADSGLYLCEAHNQNGSQRSKAMPLEFESDQFFKMAPYIICGVMVLLYVLTVTVDVYKYKSLSGRLKQIELSLSGKADNTYTNLRIASTSSDYDQLQMTRAAPGKAHSYENPNGIGRRSERAAT